In a genomic window of Helianthus annuus cultivar XRQ/B chromosome 10, HanXRQr2.0-SUNRISE, whole genome shotgun sequence:
- the LOC110885782 gene encoding bifunctional riboflavin biosynthesis protein RIBA 1, chloroplastic, producing the protein MASINMSSASTSLLRSKMITNVSSYNGHHFVNLFSSNGYTSEAFLHLTTRSCSKSKGDGRFRASLDSSYPVNQKGINGVDKNGVSISSGIMTQPDSIALNALAAETTPSVNGFSSGADEYGLDQPTTGFSSIPEAIEDIRQGKMVVVVDDEDRENEGDLIMAASCVTPEAMAFIVKHGTGIVCVSMKDEDLDRLELPLMVTHKDNADKMCTAFTVSVDAKHGTTTGVSARDRAVTIKALASKDSQPADFNRPGHIFPLKYREGGVLKRAGHTEASVDLAVLAGFDPVAVLCEIVDDDGSMARLPKLLEFVKRENLKIISIADLIRYRRKTDMLVERASAARIPTTWGPFVAYCYRSVLDGIEHIAMVKGDIGDGKDILVRVHSECLTGDIFGSARCDCGNQLALAMQQIEEAGRGVLVYLRGHEGRGIGLGHKLRAYNLQDDGRDTVEANEELGLPVDSREYGIGAQILRDLGVSTMKLMTNNPAKYIGLKGYGLEVAGRVPLVTPITKHNKRYLETKRAKMGHVYGSENNGVPTLITQNDKPTSQNPSV; encoded by the exons ATGGCTTCCATTAACATGTCTTCTGCATCCACATCTCTTCTACGCTCAAA GATGATCACAAATGTCAGCTCGTATAACGGTCATCACTTTGTAAATCTGTTTTCATCCAACGGGTATACATCAGAGGCGTTTCTCCATCTCACTACTCGATCATGCTCCAAAAGTAAAGGTGATGGAAGGTTCAGAGCTTCATTAGATAGTAGTTATCCTGTTAATCAAAAAGGGATTAACGGTGTTGACAAAAATGGCGTTAGTATATCATCTGGGATTATGACACAGCCTGATTCAATAGCGTTGAATGCACTAGCAGCTGAAACAACGCCTAGCGTGAACGGGTTTTCATCTGGTGCTGATGAATACGGTTTGGATCAGCCAACTACGGGCTTCTCGTCCATTCCAGAGGCCATTGAAGATATACGCCAGGGAAAG ATGGTAgtggttgttgatgatgaagacaGAGAAAATGAAGGAGATTTGATAATGGCAGCATCGTGTGTTACTCCAGAGGCTATGGCTTTTATCGTTAAACATGGAACTGGGATAGTTTGTGTAAGCATGAAAGACGAAGATTTGGATCGACTGGAACTTCCTTTAATGGTTACTCATAAAGATAACGCAGACAAGATGTGTACAGCCTTCACAGTATCAGTG GATGCAAAACACGGTACAACTACGGGGGTGTCAGCACGTGATAGGGCGGTAACTATAAAAGCTTTAGCTTCCAAAGACTCACAGCCTGCAGATTTCAACCGCCCAGGACACATATTTCCATTGAAATACAGGGAAGGTGGTGTTTTAAAACGAGCGGGTCATACGGAAGCGTCAGTTGACCTAGCTGTGTTAGCTGGGTTTGACCCTGTAGCCGTCTTATGTGAGATTGTGGACGATGATGGTTCCATGGCTAGATTGCCGAAGCTGCTAGAGTTTGTCAAAAGGGAAAATTTAAAGATCATATCTATAGCTGATTTGATCAG GTATAGAAGGAAGACGGATATGCTAGTGGAACGTGCTTCTGCTGCACGTATACCCACTACATGGGGCCCGTTTGTTGCTTACTGTTATAGATCCGTCTTAGATGGAATCGAACATATCGCTATGGTCAAG GGTGACATTGGTGATGGGAAGGACATTCTTGTTAGGGTACATTCAGAATGCTTAACGGGTGACATATTCGGGTCTGCAAGATGTGATTGTGGTAACCAATTGGCCCTTGCAATGCAACAAATAGAAGAGGCGGGCAGGGGCGTTTTGGTCTATCTCAGAGGCCATGAGGGAAGGGGTATCGGGTTAGGTCACAAACTTCGCGCTTATAACTTGCAAGATGATGGACGTGATACAGTTGAAGCTAATGAGGAGCTCGGTTTGCCCGTTGATTCCAGGGAGTACGGTATCGGTGCACag ATTTTAAGAGATTTAGGAGTGAGTACAATGAAGTTGATGACAAACAACCCTGCTAAGTACATTGGGCTCAAGGGCTATGGTTTGGAAGTTGCAGGCAGAGTTCCCCTTGTGACTCCAATTACAAAGCACAACAAACGATATCTCGAGACCAAACGGGCCAAGATGGGCCACGTTTATGGCTCTGAGAACAACGGTGTTCCAACCCTTATAACCCAAAATGACAAACC